Genomic DNA from Nocardioides aquaticus:
GTCCGCGAGGCGATCAAGTCGCTCGCCGGGACCCGGGTGATCGTGGTGCGGCAGGGCCGCTCCAGCATGGTGAACGAGGTCGAGGAGTGGTCGCCGTTGGAGCCGCGGCTGTTCGCCGCCCGGGTGGCCCGGGGCAGCGACTCCCTGCCCGCGCAGATCCTCGAGGTGCGGCGCATCGTCGAGGTGGAGGCGCTGCCGCTGGCCGTCGAGCGGTGCACCGACACGCAGCGTGAGGTCCTCGCCGACGCGCTGAGGTGGATGCGGGAGGCCCACGCCGCCGACGACCCGACCACCTTCGCGGAGAACGCCCTGCGGTTCCGGTCCGGGCTGATCGCCGCCGCCGGGAACGTCTACCTCGAGGCGCTCCTCGCTCCGCTCACCGACATCGTGATGCCCGCGGCGCACGAGGCCCACGCGGACCCCGGCCTGCGGCAGCGGGTGCTCGACGTGCACGGCGAGCTGCTCGCGGCCGTCGAGGCGGGGGACGTGCCCCGGGCGCGTGCGGTGCTGACGGGCCACTTCGAGAAGCAGCGGGCCGACCCGATGTGGCTGCGCACCCGTCAGATCAGCAGACCGACCAGCAGCACCAGCGCCACGACGCCGAGCACCAGCGCGAGCAGCAACGGCACGGCGACGAGCAGCAGCGCCGACGCGACGTAGCCGACCGTCGGCGCCGGGACCGGCGCGCCGACCGGCCGGTCCGCCAGTGCCCGCTCCATCAGCCTGATGTTCTTGCGGTTGGCCCGGTGGGCGACGTCCGCGGCATCGCCCACCAGCGGCACCACCCCGAGCAGGGCGTCGACCACGAGGTTGCCGCCCATCCGCGCGAGCACCGGCACCGGGACGTGGCACCGCACCGCGTCGTAGAGCACCACCCCGGAGATCGCGGAGCCGGCGAGGTCCCCGACGCCGGGGACCAGGCCGATCACGGCGTCCAGGCCGAGGCCGACCTGGGTCCCGGGCACCCGGATCGCGTCGTCCATCACGCGGGCGAGGACCCGGCTGCGGCGGGGGACGGGGGTCCCGGTCTGCTCGTCCATGCCCCGATCCTCCCGGACGGCTGCGCGGGCCCGGTCGTCTCCTAGGGTGAGGCCTCCGCACCGACCCTCGGAGGAACCTCCATGCGACTGCGTCCCCAGCACCGTCCGCGTCCCCTGGCCGCCGTCGCCGTCGCGGCGGTGACCGCGGCGGCCCTCGCCGGCTGCTCCGGCGGGGAGGAGGAGTCGCCGGAGGACGAGACGTCCGGGTCCCCGTCGGCGTCGTCCTCGGAGTCGGCGGAGCCCTCCGCGTCATCGGAACCGTCGGAGCCGGCCGACGGTGAGGCGGCCGCCCAGGCCCTCCAGGACGCCGTCGACGCCACGATCGCGGCGCGGGTCTTCACGATCGACGGCGACCTCGACCTCGAGATCGCCGGTCAGCAGCTGGAGCTGCAGACCGAGGGCAGCGTCGACTACGACGCGACCGTCGCGGACCTGCGGCTCGCGATCGGCCAGGGCGGCCAGACCAGCGAGGCCGAGGTGAAGGCCGACGGTGAGACGCTCTGGGTGCGCGCCGAGGGCCAGGGTGTCCCCGCCTTCCCCGGCGGCGCGACCTGGCTGCAGGGCGAGGCCACCCGCCTGGCCGAGTCCACCACCTTCACCCCGACCGGTCTCGTCGGAGCGGTCCTCGTGCTGCGCGGCGCGTCCGAGGTCGAGGAGGTCGGCACCGAGGAGGAGGACGGCGTCGAGGTCACCCGCTACGCCACCACCTTCACCTACGACGACGCCCTGGCGGCCGTCGACGGCCAGGAGGCCCAGGTGCTCGGCAGCGCCTTCTCCCTGACCGGCGCGGCGTCCTCGATCGACCTCGACGTCGAGGTCGCGGTGGGCGACGACGGCGTGCTGCGGGAGTTCGACCTGGAGCTCGCCGAGTCCGACGTCGCGGCCGCGGGCAGCTACGAGATCAGCCTGAGCGACGTCGCCGGCGAGGTCACGCCGCCCGCGCCGCCGGCCCCCTCCGACGTGGCCACGGGTCCCGAGGCCGAGGCGCTGCTCGACCAGGTCATCGTCTGACGCGCCCGGTGTCGGCGGCCGCGGCTAGCGTGGGACAGGTGCGGTCGACGAGGGGGTGCCTGTGGGTTTCGTCCCGCTGACCGGGCCGGCCGAGCTCGCCGAGGCCGCACCCGGCGCACGCCCCGGCGAGGCCGTGGTGGCGTTCACCGCCGCCGACGGGGGCCGACGGGTCGAGCTGCCGGTGCGCGCCGCCCTGCCGGTGCTCACCAAGGCCCACGCCCGCGACGACGTGCACCCCAGCGTCGGTCTCCTGGCCGGCGCGGCGCTGCTGGCGCTGCGCCTCGTGGCGGCCGGTCGGCTGGCGCCGGACGCGGTCGGCGACGGCTGGCGGATCGCCCCGCTGCCGGCCGAGGACGACGACCGGGTCGCGCAGCTGGCCCTGGCCCGCTCCCACGACGGTCTCGCGCCCGACCAGGCCGAGGCCGTCGTGCGCCGGGTGCTGGACGCCGTGGCCGACACGATGCCGCGCACCGCCTCCCGCCCGCCCCGGGCCCGGCCGGCCGAGCGCGTCGCGCCCGGTGACTTCGCGGAGCGGCTGGCTGCCCGGCTCGACCGGCTGCGCGCACCCGCCCCGACAGGGCAGGTCGACCGGACGCCGCCGGCGCGGCGGGCCGAGGACGACGACCGGCCGCAGCTGGTCCGCCTCGCGCTCCGGGTCGAGGCCGACGAGGAGGACCTGTCGGCCGGCTCGGTGCGGCTCGTGCTCCAGGTCCACGACGAGCTGGACCCGCTGCACCTCTGCGAGGCCGTGGACCTCTGGGCGGACCCCGACGCGACCGACGGGGCGGGTCACGGGTTCGGCGTCCGGGCCCGCACCCACGCCGCCATCGCGCTGCGCGCGGCGGCCGAGGCGTGGCCGGTGCTCGACCGGATGCTCGACGGGCCCACGCCTGCGGAGCTGACCCTCAGCGGCGAGGACCTCGCGAGCCTGCTGGAGGACGGGGTCGCCGCGCTCGGCGCCCGGGGCGTCGACGTGCTGTGGCCCCGCAGCCTCGGCCGGGACCTGACCGCGACCAGCGTGCTCGACCGGGTCGACCCCCGCCACCCGCAGGACCGGGGTCCGGCGACCGGGCCGGGGCCGCACGAGGAGCCGCTCCAGGACCCGCTCCTCGGTCCCGACTCGGTCTTCGCCTTCCGCTGGCAGCTCGCGCTGCACGGCGAGGACCTGACCGCGGCCGAGATGGACGCGCTGGCCGACGCCGCCTCACCGCTGCTGAGGCTGCGCGGTGGCTGGACGGTCGTCGACCCCGCCACCGCGCGCAAGGCCCGCAAGCGGCTGCAGCGCACCGTGGCCCCCACCCGCGCGATCGCCGCCGCGCTGACCGGCACCGTGCCGGTCGAGCCGGGCACCGGCCTGCCCCCCGACACCCCGGTCGTGGTGGGCGCGTCGCTGCTGAAGGTGCGCGAGCAGCTGGTCGGCGCGGCCACGACGGAGCCGGTGCCCCCGCCGCCGGGGCTCCGGGCGGAGCTGCGGGACTACCAGCGGCACGGCCTGACCTGGCTGGCCACGCTGACCGGCCTCGGCCTCGGCGGCTGCCTGGCCGACGACATGGGACTGGGCAAGACCGTCACCCTCGTCGCGCTGCACCTGCACCGGACCTCCCGCGGCGCCACCGGGCCGACCCTCGTCGTCTGCCCGGCCAGCCTGCTCGGCAACTGGGAGGCCGAGATCCGCCGCTTCGCCCCCGGGGTGCGGGTCCGGCGCTTCCACGGCGGGGAGCGGACGCACGAGGACCTCGCCCCCGACGCGACGGGTGCGACCGGGCCGGGCGCCGACACCCGGGGCTTCGTGCTGACCACCTACGGCACCATGCGCCGCGACGCCGAGCGCCTCGGCACCACCGCCTGGGACCTGGTGGTCGCCGACGAGGCCCAGCACGTCAAGAACGCCCGGTCCTCGACGGCCCGGGCGCTGCGCACCATCGACAGCGCCGCCCGGGTCGCCCTGACCGGGACCCCCGTCGAGAACGACCTCACCGAGCTGTGGGCGATCCTCGACTGGACCGTGCCGGGCCTCCTGGGCAGCCGCAACGCCTTCCGCAAGGTGTGGGCGGCCCCCATCGAGTCCGGCCTCGAGCCGACCAAGGCACGCCAGTTCGCCGACCTGATCGGACCGTTCCTGCTGCGGCGTCGCAAGTCCGACCCCGGCATCGCCCCCGAGCTGCCGGCCAAGACCGAGACCGACCACCTGCTGCGCCTGACCCGGGAGCAGGTCGTGCTCTACGAGGCCTTCTGCCGCGACACCCTGGCCCGCATCGAGCGCGCCGACGAGGACGCGCGCCGCGGCCTCGTGCTGGCCCTGCTGACCGGGTGCAAGCAGATCTGCAACCACCCGGCGCAGTTCCTGAAGCAGTCCGGGGGGCGGTTGCGCGGCCGGTCCGAGAAGCTGGACCTGCTCGAGGAGCTGCTCACCACGGTCGTCGCCGAGGGCGGCGCGGTGCTCGTCTTCACGCAGTACGTCGCGATGGCCCGCCTCGTCGAGCAGCACCTCACCGCCGTCGGCGTGCCGCACCAGCTGCTCCACGGGGGCACCCCGGTCCCGCAGCGCGAGGCCATGGTCGCGTCCTTCCAGGCCGGGGAGGTCCCGGTCTTCCTGCTCTCCCTCAAGGCCGGTGGCACCGGCCTCAACCTGGTCCGCGCCGACCACGTCGTCCACCTCGACCGGTGGTGGAACCCGGCCGTCGAGGACCAGGCGACCGACCGTGCCCACCGGATCGGGCAGACCAGGCCCGTCCAGGTGCACCGCCTGGTCGCCCAGGGCACCATCGAGGAGCGGATCGGGCAGCTCCTGGCCCGCAAGCGGTCGCTGGCCGACGCGGTCCTGGGGCGCGGGGAGGCGGCGCTGACCGAGCTCAGCGACGCCGAGCTGCACGACCTCGTCCGCCTGCGGCAGCCCGACGGACCGGACGGGCCGGACGGGCCGGACGGGCCGTGAGCGCCGTGGCCCACCCGCGGGTCCCGGCCCGGCGCGGTCGCGCGTGGGCGGGGCGGTGGTGGGCGAAGGCGTGGCTGCGGGCGGTGGAGGAGGTGGCCTACGACGAGGGCGACCTGCGCCGCGCCCGCTCCCTGGCCCGGAGCGGCGCCGTGGGGGCGGTCCGGGTCGACGCCGGCAGCCTGCGCTCGGCGGTCACCGAGCAGCGCCGCGGTGCCGAGGAGCTGTGGGGCGTGGAGGTCGCGCTGCCCGTCCTCGACCCCTCCGCGGTCGCGGCGCTCGTGGAGGCGGTGGCCGCGGACCCCGCCCGGGTGGCCGCGCTGCTGGCCGGCGAGCTGCCGCACGACCTGGTCGAGCACGCCGAGGAGGCCGGGGTCGAGCTCGTGCCGTACGGGACGGAGCTGGCGGCCTCGTGCACCTGCGCGTCCTGGGTCGACCCGTGCCCGCACGCGCTGGCCCTGCTGCTCCAGGTCGGCTGGCTGGTGGAGGACGACCCGCTGGTGCTGCTCCAGCTGCGCGGGCTGCCCCGCGAGGACCTCCTCGCCGCGCTGCACCACCGCCGCGACCCGCAACCCGGGCCGGGGCCCGGCCGCGACGACGCCGAGGAGGTCCTCGAGACCGCGGAGGACGCCGCGCGCCGTGCCGCGCGGATCCTGGACCTGCTCGGGCACGACCACGACCCGGCCGAGCTGGACCGGCTCTGGTGACCCACCCGGCCCGACAGGTGGGGCCTGGTCTGGCACCCTGAGGCCGCCGCACCACCCGCCCGTACCGAGGAGACCCGATGAGCGACGTCCTGCGCGTGGAGCGCGACCGCACCCCGCACGTCGAGACCTGGACGCTGGACCTGCCCGACCAGCGCAACCCGATCTCGGGGCCCGACGTGGTCGCGGCCCTCGTCGAGAACCTGGAGCGCGTCGACGCCGACACCGACGTGCGCTGCGTGGTCCTCACCGGTGCGGGATCGGCGTTCTCCGCCGGCGGCAACGTGCGCGACATGGAGGAGCGCCGCGGCATGTTCGGCGGGACCCCCTGGGAGCTGCGCAACGGCTACCGGCACGGGATCCAGCAGATCCCGGCGGCGATGGCCCGCTGCGAGACCCCGTTCGTCGCCGCGGTCAACGGGCCGGCCGTCGGCGCCGGGTGCGACCTGACCCTGATGTGCGACCTGCGGGTGGCCTCCAGCCGCGCGTGGTTCGCCGAGTCCTTTGTCCAGCTCGGCATCATCCCCGGAGACGGGGGCGCCTGGCTGCTGACCCAGGCCGTCGGACCCGCCCGGGCCGCCGAGATGGCCCTGACCGGGGACCGGGTCGACGCCGCCACCGCGCTGGACTGGGGCCTGGTCTCGCAGGTCGTCGAGCCCGACGACCTGCTCGACGCCGCCCACGCGCTGGCCGCCCGGGTCGCGAAGAACCCGCCGCACGCGACCCGGATGGCCAAGAAGCTGCTCAAGGCCTCCCAGCACCAGGGCCAGGCCGCGGTGCTGGAGCTGTCCGCGGCCATGCAGGCCCTCGCGCACCACACCGCCGACCACGCCGAGGCACTGGCAGCGCTGCGCGAGAAGCGCGCCGGCGACTACCAGGGCTCCTAGCCGTGCGCACCCCGCGCGAGGTGCTCGACCGGGTCGCGCTCTGGAGGATCGACCCCACCTCGCTGGTCCGGCCGGACGAGCAGACGACCGTGCGGCGGATCGAGGTCGTCCGGGGCACCTGGGGCCTGGTGATGCTCGCCGGCCCGACGCCGCTGCTGCGCGCGATCTCGATCGACGACGACCCCGTCATGATCTGGACCGGGCGGGTGCTGGGCACGCGCCACCTGACCCAGGCCGTGCTGTCCGGGGCGCGGCCGAGTCCCGAGGGCCTGGCGATGGGCGTCTGGGTGGACGCGGTGCACGCGCTGTGCGCGCTCGGGCTCGCGGCGTCGTCCCGCCGCCGCGCGGCGGCCGGGATCTTCGACGCGGTCGCGGCGACCGGCTGGGCGGTCGCGGGCTACCGCG
This window encodes:
- a CDS encoding FadR/GntR family transcriptional regulator, with translation MTARAAADLLDLILDQTFPPGASLPSETELAERLGVSRLTVREAIKSLAGTRVIVVRQGRSSMVNEVEEWSPLEPRLFAARVARGSDSLPAQILEVRRIVEVEALPLAVERCTDTQREVLADALRWMREAHAADDPTTFAENALRFRSGLIAAAGNVYLEALLAPLTDIVMPAAHEAHADPGLRQRVLDVHGELLAAVEAGDVPRARAVLTGHFEKQRADPMWLRTRQISRPTSSTSATTPSTSASSNGTATSSSADAT
- a CDS encoding DUF4112 domain-containing protein, encoding MDEQTGTPVPRRSRVLARVMDDAIRVPGTQVGLGLDAVIGLVPGVGDLAGSAISGVVLYDAVRCHVPVPVLARMGGNLVVDALLGVVPLVGDAADVAHRANRKNIRLMERALADRPVGAPVPAPTVGYVASALLLVAVPLLLALVLGVVALVLLVGLLI
- a CDS encoding DEAD/DEAH box helicase, with protein sequence MGFVPLTGPAELAEAAPGARPGEAVVAFTAADGGRRVELPVRAALPVLTKAHARDDVHPSVGLLAGAALLALRLVAAGRLAPDAVGDGWRIAPLPAEDDDRVAQLALARSHDGLAPDQAEAVVRRVLDAVADTMPRTASRPPRARPAERVAPGDFAERLAARLDRLRAPAPTGQVDRTPPARRAEDDDRPQLVRLALRVEADEEDLSAGSVRLVLQVHDELDPLHLCEAVDLWADPDATDGAGHGFGVRARTHAAIALRAAAEAWPVLDRMLDGPTPAELTLSGEDLASLLEDGVAALGARGVDVLWPRSLGRDLTATSVLDRVDPRHPQDRGPATGPGPHEEPLQDPLLGPDSVFAFRWQLALHGEDLTAAEMDALADAASPLLRLRGGWTVVDPATARKARKRLQRTVAPTRAIAAALTGTVPVEPGTGLPPDTPVVVGASLLKVREQLVGAATTEPVPPPPGLRAELRDYQRHGLTWLATLTGLGLGGCLADDMGLGKTVTLVALHLHRTSRGATGPTLVVCPASLLGNWEAEIRRFAPGVRVRRFHGGERTHEDLAPDATGATGPGADTRGFVLTTYGTMRRDAERLGTTAWDLVVADEAQHVKNARSSTARALRTIDSAARVALTGTPVENDLTELWAILDWTVPGLLGSRNAFRKVWAAPIESGLEPTKARQFADLIGPFLLRRRKSDPGIAPELPAKTETDHLLRLTREQVVLYEAFCRDTLARIERADEDARRGLVLALLTGCKQICNHPAQFLKQSGGRLRGRSEKLDLLEELLTTVVAEGGAVLVFTQYVAMARLVEQHLTAVGVPHQLLHGGTPVPQREAMVASFQAGEVPVFLLSLKAGGTGLNLVRADHVVHLDRWWNPAVEDQATDRAHRIGQTRPVQVHRLVAQGTIEERIGQLLARKRSLADAVLGRGEAALTELSDAELHDLVRLRQPDGPDGPDGPDGP
- a CDS encoding SWIM zinc finger family protein → MSAVAHPRVPARRGRAWAGRWWAKAWLRAVEEVAYDEGDLRRARSLARSGAVGAVRVDAGSLRSAVTEQRRGAEELWGVEVALPVLDPSAVAALVEAVAADPARVAALLAGELPHDLVEHAEEAGVELVPYGTELAASCTCASWVDPCPHALALLLQVGWLVEDDPLVLLQLRGLPREDLLAALHHRRDPQPGPGPGRDDAEEVLETAEDAARRAARILDLLGHDHDPAELDRLW
- a CDS encoding crotonase/enoyl-CoA hydratase family protein, producing the protein MSDVLRVERDRTPHVETWTLDLPDQRNPISGPDVVAALVENLERVDADTDVRCVVLTGAGSAFSAGGNVRDMEERRGMFGGTPWELRNGYRHGIQQIPAAMARCETPFVAAVNGPAVGAGCDLTLMCDLRVASSRAWFAESFVQLGIIPGDGGAWLLTQAVGPARAAEMALTGDRVDAATALDWGLVSQVVEPDDLLDAAHALAARVAKNPPHATRMAKKLLKASQHQGQAAVLELSAAMQALAHHTADHAEALAALREKRAGDYQGS